From a single Vanacampus margaritifer isolate UIUO_Vmar chromosome 15, RoL_Vmar_1.0, whole genome shotgun sequence genomic region:
- the pdzrn4 gene encoding PDZ domain-containing RING finger protein 4 isoform X2: MGCNLCTLQKREEHYKLLYEIAQVNRRNFSKVEQDETAAEAIRRDPIVVQVIRPVTAPPEEACVADVCTQTDITFEHIMALAKLRPVTPPVPDVCPFLLSDSCHSIHTLEHEFYECPEYLSNMAAEVERTEEYVYEEVELCKQNTQEKLGLTLCYRTDEEEDMAIYVSQVEPNSLAARDGRIKNGDRILQINGQTVQDREKAVCLLSGENAKSIVLLVTRPQMEDDVWLDDEQQELVKELKMEILEVQEEKTNDTATCSSNSQDKDSGFGCGTDSPEHQPLLARLYRRSPAQCLREQWRSRNPHGVLSHDSHKQRTVTQEQGCEGVVSNRNLGNGILGLENHFQQLLEVKCQIRKGVECGVYSIRHSIECSLTEQGGAGGDSAEEADDADGVEQELRMLNQELRSIELECQNIMQAHQIRQAQQTDASTPPPSSPARRLKSRGWLADIHEHPQSEKSREKDSSSAYNTAESARSTPPGRERSPEQSLQRRISIANQKNLQMASSSPSSPFPKSQGAPEEGVRADPCAVFSSSPDQSNPSRSESDPALPADDERNEKKRKTKDPKRKPPFASYQTSPYHGSLGSRQLQSYMQLLQQHSSLEYSQSQLSLLSVCRDPLSRSGRSGEPRLEWKVKVRADGSRYVARRPARDRILRERALRIREERSGGMTTDDDAMSEMKMGRYWSKEERKQHLARAREQRKRREFMQKSRFECLKEGLAGGVEGHKEVSILELSHKKMMKKRNKKILDNWMTIQELMSHGARVPEDSKVQNAFLSVTTV, encoded by the exons ATGGGCTGCAATTTGTGCACCTTGCAGAAGCGGGAGGAGCACTACAAGCTGCTGTACGAGATTGCACAG GTGAACAGGCGTAACTTCTCCAAGGTGGAGCAGGATGAAACGGCGGCGGAGGCCATCCGACGAGACCCCATTGTGGTCCAGGTCATCCGACCCGTCACTGCTCCGCCGGAGGAGGCTTGCGTGGCCGACGTGTGCACGCAAACGGACATCACCTTCGAGCACATCATGGCGCTGGCCAAGCTCCGACCGGTGACGCCGCCCGTGCCTGACGTCTGTCCCTTCCTTTTGTCTGACAG CTGCCACTCTATCCACACTTTGGAGCATGAGTTCTACGAATGTCCCGAGTACCTTTCCAATATGGCTGCCGAGGTGGAGCGGACTGAAGAGTATGTTTATGAG GAAGTGGAGCTCTGCAAGCAAAACACTCAAGAGAAGCTGGGTCTGACCTTGTGCTACCGGACCGATGAGGAGGAGGACATGGCCATTTACGTCAGCCAG gtgGAGCCAAACAGTTTAGCAGCAAGAGACGGCCGCATTAAGAATGGAGATCGTATCCTACAA ATAAATGGACAGACGGTGCAAGATAGAGAGAAGGCGGTTTGTTTGCTGTCAGGAGAAAACGCAAAGAGCATCGTCCTGCTGGTGACGAGGCCTCAG ATGGAGGATGACGTGTGGCTTGACGATGAGCAGCAGGAGTTGGTGAAGGAACTGAAGATGGAGATCCTGGAG GTTCAAGAGGAAAAGACAAACGATACAGCGACCTGTTCCTCCAACAGCCAAGACAAAGACAGCGGGTTCGGATGCGGTACCGACAGTCCTGAGCACCAACCGCTACTGGCCAGACTCTACAGAAGGAGTCCGGCTCAGTGTCTGAGGGAACAATGGCGATCCCGGAATCCGCACGGCGTGCTATCACACGATTCCCACAAGCAAAGGACGGTAACTCAAGAACAAGGGTGCGAAGGGGTAGTGAGCAATCGCAATCTCGGAAATGGGATCTTAGGTTTGGAGAATCACTTTCAGCAACTTCTGGAGGTCAAGTGTCAAATCAGGAAGGGGGTGGAGTGTGGGGTGTACTCCATCCGGCACAGCATCGAGTGCAGCCTGACGGAGCAGGGAGGAGCGGGTGGAGATAGCGCCGAGGAGGCCGACGACGCCGACGGCGTGGAACAAGAGCTGAGGATGTTAAACCAAGAACTGCGCAGCATCGAGCTCGAGTGTCAGAACATCATGCAGGCGCATCAGATCCGCCAGGCCCAGCAGACGGACGCCTCCACGCCGCCGCCTTCGTCGCCGGCTCGGAGGCTCAAGAGCCGCGGCTGGCTGGCCGACATTCACGAACACCCTCAAAGCGAGAAGAGCCGAGAAAAAGACAGCTCCAGTGCCTACAACACAGCGGAGAGCGCGCGGTCCACTCCGCCGGGGAGGGAGCGATCGCCCGAGCAATCCCTGCAGAGACGCATCAGCATCGCCAACCAGAAGAACCTCCAAATGGCCTCGTCAAGTCCATCCAGCCCTTTTCCAAAGTCTCAGGGGGCACCAGAAGAAGGTGTACGAGCAGATCCTTGCGCCGTTTTCTCCAGCAGCCCGGACCAGAGTAACCCCTCGCGATCGGAGTCGGACCCGGCGCTGCCCGCGGACGACGAGCGCAACGAGAAGAAGCGGAAAACCAAAGATCCAAAGAGAAAACCGCCATTTGCCTCATATCAAACCAGCCCTTACCACGGCTCACTCGGATCCCGGCAGCTTCAG AGCTACATGCAGCTGCTCCAACAACATTCTTCCTTGGAGTATTCCCAAAGCCAGCTGAGTCTCCTGAGCGTCTGCCGGGATCCGCTGAGCCGCAGCGGTCGCTCCGGGGAACCGCGTCTGGAGTGGAAGGTCAAAGTGCGAGCAGACGGCTCCCGCTACGTGGCCCGCAGGCCGGCCCGCGACCGCATCCTGAGGGAGCGAGCGCTCCGGATCCGAGAGGAGCGCAGCGGAGGCATGACCACGGACGACGACGCCATGAGCGAGATGAAGATGGGTCGCTACTGGAGCAAGGAGGAGCGGAAGCAGCATCTGGCGCGGGCCCGGGagcagaggaagaggagggagttCATGCAGAAGAGTCGCTTTGAGTGTCTGAAGGAGGGGCTGGCCGGCGGGGTCGAAGGTCACAAGGAGGTCAGCATCCTGGAGCTCAGTCAcaagaagatgatgaagaagcGCAACAAAAAGATTCTTGACAACTGGATGACCATTCAGGAGCTGATGAGCCACGGGGCTCGAGTACCCGAGGACTCCAAAGTCCAGAACGCCTTTTTGTCTGTTACAACTGTGTAG
- the pdzrn4 gene encoding PDZ domain-containing RING finger protein 4 isoform X1, protein MFSSALLCQPISSLQPVTPHPGVHGCLVGQNKRGQQVIPSRKEANTQHVSLSSCITPKQANEKEAHIEEVCPPQPKVGSHASVGSTREEAAGEEEREKEARCFRSNPARGTRARSKDSQVIRVCVSAQSGGDPPRDARGEPRSRSAGGSSGARASHSDGRRAVSLATAMGCNLCTLQKREEHYKLLYEIAQVNRRNFSKVEQDETAAEAIRRDPIVVQVIRPVTAPPEEACVADVCTQTDITFEHIMALAKLRPVTPPVPDVCPFLLSDSCHSIHTLEHEFYECPEYLSNMAAEVERTEEYVYEEVELCKQNTQEKLGLTLCYRTDEEEDMAIYVSQVEPNSLAARDGRIKNGDRILQINGQTVQDREKAVCLLSGENAKSIVLLVTRPQMEDDVWLDDEQQELVKELKMEILEVQEEKTNDTATCSSNSQDKDSGFGCGTDSPEHQPLLARLYRRSPAQCLREQWRSRNPHGVLSHDSHKQRTVTQEQGCEGVVSNRNLGNGILGLENHFQQLLEVKCQIRKGVECGVYSIRHSIECSLTEQGGAGGDSAEEADDADGVEQELRMLNQELRSIELECQNIMQAHQIRQAQQTDASTPPPSSPARRLKSRGWLADIHEHPQSEKSREKDSSSAYNTAESARSTPPGRERSPEQSLQRRISIANQKNLQMASSSPSSPFPKSQGAPEEGVRADPCAVFSSSPDQSNPSRSESDPALPADDERNEKKRKTKDPKRKPPFASYQTSPYHGSLGSRQLQSYMQLLQQHSSLEYSQSQLSLLSVCRDPLSRSGRSGEPRLEWKVKVRADGSRYVARRPARDRILRERALRIREERSGGMTTDDDAMSEMKMGRYWSKEERKQHLARAREQRKRREFMQKSRFECLKEGLAGGVEGHKEVSILELSHKKMMKKRNKKILDNWMTIQELMSHGARVPEDSKVQNAFLSVTTV, encoded by the exons CCAATGAGAAGGAAGCCCATATTGAGGAGGTGTGTCCGCCCCAGCCAAAAGTCGGCTCGCACGCCAGCGTCGGCTCCACACGGGAAGAGGCGGCCGGGGAGGAAGAGCGTGAGAAAGAAGCCAGGTGCTTTCGCTCAAATCCTGCGAGGGGGACGCGCGCCCGCTCCAAAGACAGTCAAGtgatacgtgtgtgtgtgtctgcacagAGTGGGGGGGATCCTCCGAGGGATGCGAGAGGGGAGCCGAGGAGCAGGAGCGCCGGGGGGAGCTCAGGCGCGCGAGCATCTCACTCCGACGGACGGCGCGCCGTCTCCTTGGCAACCGCGATGGGCTGCAATTTGTGCACCTTGCAGAAGCGGGAGGAGCACTACAAGCTGCTGTACGAGATTGCACAG GTGAACAGGCGTAACTTCTCCAAGGTGGAGCAGGATGAAACGGCGGCGGAGGCCATCCGACGAGACCCCATTGTGGTCCAGGTCATCCGACCCGTCACTGCTCCGCCGGAGGAGGCTTGCGTGGCCGACGTGTGCACGCAAACGGACATCACCTTCGAGCACATCATGGCGCTGGCCAAGCTCCGACCGGTGACGCCGCCCGTGCCTGACGTCTGTCCCTTCCTTTTGTCTGACAG CTGCCACTCTATCCACACTTTGGAGCATGAGTTCTACGAATGTCCCGAGTACCTTTCCAATATGGCTGCCGAGGTGGAGCGGACTGAAGAGTATGTTTATGAG GAAGTGGAGCTCTGCAAGCAAAACACTCAAGAGAAGCTGGGTCTGACCTTGTGCTACCGGACCGATGAGGAGGAGGACATGGCCATTTACGTCAGCCAG gtgGAGCCAAACAGTTTAGCAGCAAGAGACGGCCGCATTAAGAATGGAGATCGTATCCTACAA ATAAATGGACAGACGGTGCAAGATAGAGAGAAGGCGGTTTGTTTGCTGTCAGGAGAAAACGCAAAGAGCATCGTCCTGCTGGTGACGAGGCCTCAG ATGGAGGATGACGTGTGGCTTGACGATGAGCAGCAGGAGTTGGTGAAGGAACTGAAGATGGAGATCCTGGAG GTTCAAGAGGAAAAGACAAACGATACAGCGACCTGTTCCTCCAACAGCCAAGACAAAGACAGCGGGTTCGGATGCGGTACCGACAGTCCTGAGCACCAACCGCTACTGGCCAGACTCTACAGAAGGAGTCCGGCTCAGTGTCTGAGGGAACAATGGCGATCCCGGAATCCGCACGGCGTGCTATCACACGATTCCCACAAGCAAAGGACGGTAACTCAAGAACAAGGGTGCGAAGGGGTAGTGAGCAATCGCAATCTCGGAAATGGGATCTTAGGTTTGGAGAATCACTTTCAGCAACTTCTGGAGGTCAAGTGTCAAATCAGGAAGGGGGTGGAGTGTGGGGTGTACTCCATCCGGCACAGCATCGAGTGCAGCCTGACGGAGCAGGGAGGAGCGGGTGGAGATAGCGCCGAGGAGGCCGACGACGCCGACGGCGTGGAACAAGAGCTGAGGATGTTAAACCAAGAACTGCGCAGCATCGAGCTCGAGTGTCAGAACATCATGCAGGCGCATCAGATCCGCCAGGCCCAGCAGACGGACGCCTCCACGCCGCCGCCTTCGTCGCCGGCTCGGAGGCTCAAGAGCCGCGGCTGGCTGGCCGACATTCACGAACACCCTCAAAGCGAGAAGAGCCGAGAAAAAGACAGCTCCAGTGCCTACAACACAGCGGAGAGCGCGCGGTCCACTCCGCCGGGGAGGGAGCGATCGCCCGAGCAATCCCTGCAGAGACGCATCAGCATCGCCAACCAGAAGAACCTCCAAATGGCCTCGTCAAGTCCATCCAGCCCTTTTCCAAAGTCTCAGGGGGCACCAGAAGAAGGTGTACGAGCAGATCCTTGCGCCGTTTTCTCCAGCAGCCCGGACCAGAGTAACCCCTCGCGATCGGAGTCGGACCCGGCGCTGCCCGCGGACGACGAGCGCAACGAGAAGAAGCGGAAAACCAAAGATCCAAAGAGAAAACCGCCATTTGCCTCATATCAAACCAGCCCTTACCACGGCTCACTCGGATCCCGGCAGCTTCAG AGCTACATGCAGCTGCTCCAACAACATTCTTCCTTGGAGTATTCCCAAAGCCAGCTGAGTCTCCTGAGCGTCTGCCGGGATCCGCTGAGCCGCAGCGGTCGCTCCGGGGAACCGCGTCTGGAGTGGAAGGTCAAAGTGCGAGCAGACGGCTCCCGCTACGTGGCCCGCAGGCCGGCCCGCGACCGCATCCTGAGGGAGCGAGCGCTCCGGATCCGAGAGGAGCGCAGCGGAGGCATGACCACGGACGACGACGCCATGAGCGAGATGAAGATGGGTCGCTACTGGAGCAAGGAGGAGCGGAAGCAGCATCTGGCGCGGGCCCGGGagcagaggaagaggagggagttCATGCAGAAGAGTCGCTTTGAGTGTCTGAAGGAGGGGCTGGCCGGCGGGGTCGAAGGTCACAAGGAGGTCAGCATCCTGGAGCTCAGTCAcaagaagatgatgaagaagcGCAACAAAAAGATTCTTGACAACTGGATGACCATTCAGGAGCTGATGAGCCACGGGGCTCGAGTACCCGAGGACTCCAAAGTCCAGAACGCCTTTTTGTCTGTTACAACTGTGTAG